A single region of the Musa acuminata AAA Group cultivar baxijiao chromosome BXJ1-11, Cavendish_Baxijiao_AAA, whole genome shotgun sequence genome encodes:
- the LOC103971205 gene encoding B-box zinc finger protein 22 — translation MKIQCDVCERAAAAVLCCADEAALCWSCDEKVHAANKLAGKHQRVPLLPTNPNSCSSQIPNCDICQEKAGYFFCLEDRALLCRQCDVVIHTASPCVSSHQRFLITGLQVALQHHLTNGSNKNSSSSNGDSNSTRSDVPLRSLVTADSIVNQKLQAATSGYVTEEGLRPPWPWNEILGGFQFDPCHGLSEPVSPDQTG, via the exons ATGAAGATACAGTGTGACGTGTGCGAGAGGGCGGCGGCAGCGGTGCTGTGCTGTGCCGATGAGGCCGCGCTGTGCTGGAGCTGCGATGAGAAGGTCCATGCCGCCAACAAGCTCGCCGGGAAGCACCAGCGAGTCCCTCTCCTCCCGACTAATCCCAACTCTTGTTCTTCGCAGATCCCCAACTGTGATATTTGTCAG GAGAAAGCTGGGTATTTCTTCTGCTTGGAGGATCGGGCTCTACTGTGTCGGCAGTGCGATGTGGTCATCCACACGGCCAGTCCATGCGTATCCTCCCACCAGCGTTTTCTGATCACCGGCCTACAAGTTGCTCTTCAGCACCATCTTACCAACGGCAGCAACAAGAACAGCAGCAGCAGTAATGGTGACAGCAACAGTACCAGGAGCGACGTCCCCCTTAGATCTCTGGTTACAGCTGATTCAATTGTCAATCAGAAGCTtcaagcagccacatcaggttATGTTACGGAGGAGGGTTTGAGGCCACCATGGCCTTGGAATGAGATTCTTGGTGGTTTTCAATTCGATCCGTGCCACGGACTGTCGGAGCCAGTTTCTCCGGATCAAACAGGGTGA
- the LOC103971207 gene encoding uncharacterized protein LOC103971207 isoform X1 yields the protein MRFAVTRACGGGGGRARSGALYIGGSTTTPIETPSLLISTRKGLPTFVSRDHLAALPTPDSLLLHVSPLHFLDCPSSKTISNIGGLHQMLGLHEHFFVAAPRDSLESLPESEGTNKLGASFETPCGRRLIKPLAYMEKIASLKPNLWASMADEVPAWVSEKRNKTSVDRTLRWLDECLALDPAGGKTMLGVVVGGSNIEERKHCAIEVATRNVSGFWIGGFGLGENVEERSALLNAVTDNLPEEKVRFISGLSLPEEVLQGVASGIDLFDSTYIYHLTLGGFALIFPFKILDHNNLDFQLDDTVGDRAKINLRATIYRKDISPIIANCSCFTCQNHTRAYINHLLNVHEMLAHILLEIHNTHHYLGFFRAMREAIKGGKFDLFRQRFVESRRIHLTAAVLCS from the exons ATGCGATTCGCAGTCACGAGGGCTTGCGGTGGCGGCGGAGGGAGGGCTCGCTCTGGCGCCCTCTACATTGGAGGGAGCACGACCACGCCCATCGAGACCCCGTCACTTTTGATATCGACGCGAAAAGGCCTCCCAACTTTCGTATCCCGCGATCACCTCGCCGCCCTCCCCACACCCGATTCTCTTCTCCTTCACGTCAGCCCTCTGCACTT TTTAGATTGCCCTTCATCCAAAACTATTTCTAACATTGGAGGTCTGCATCAGATGCTGGGGCTGCATGAGCATTTTTTTGTTGCTGCCCCAAGGGATTCATTAGAGAGTCTACCTGAGAGTGAAGGCACTAATAAGCTCGGGGCTTCTTTTGAAACACCTTGTGGTCGTCGACTG ATCAAGCCTTTAGCATATATGGAAAAGATTGCTTCATTGAAGCCAAACTTGTGGGCTAGTATGGCAGATGAGGTGCCTGCTTGGGTTTCTGAAAAGAGAAATAAGACTTCTGTAGATCGAACATTGCGTTGGCTCGACGAATGCCTTGCTTTGGACCCG GCAGGTGGGAAAACTATGTTAGGAGTTGTTGTTGGTGGGTCCAATATTGAAGAACGGAAACACTGTGCAATCGAAGTGGCAACTCGGAATGTATCAG GTTTTTGGATTGGAGGTTTTGGGCTCGGAGAGAATGTGGAAGAACGCTCAGCTTTGCTCAATGCTGTTACA GATAATCTCCCGGAGGAAAAGGTGCGATTTATATCTGGACTTTCTCTCCCAG AGGAAGTCTTGCAGGGTGTGGCTTCAGGAATTGACCTTTTTGACTCCAC GTACATTTACCATCTTACACTTGGAGGTTTTGCACTAATCTTCCCATTCAAgattcttgatcataacaatctaGATTTTCAGCTCGATGATACTGTTGGTGATCGCGCAAAAATAAATTTGCGGGCAACAATCTACAG GAAGGATATTTCGCCTATTATTGCCAACTGTAGTTGCTTCACATGCCAAAATCACACTCGAGCTTACATAAACCACCTACTTAATGTTCATGAAATGTTGGCTCATATCCTACTAGAAAT ACATAACACACACCATTATTTGGGTTTTTTTCGTGCTATGAGAGAAGCTATCAAGGGTGGGAAGTTTGACTTGTTCCGACAGAGATTTGTCGAGAGCAGACGCATCCATCTTACCGCAGCTGTGCTGTGCTCTTGA
- the LOC103971207 gene encoding uncharacterized protein LOC103971207 isoform X2, whose amino-acid sequence MLGLHEHFFVAAPRDSLESLPESEGTNKLGASFETPCGRRLIKPLAYMEKIASLKPNLWASMADEVPAWVSEKRNKTSVDRTLRWLDECLALDPAGGKTMLGVVVGGSNIEERKHCAIEVATRNVSGFWIGGFGLGENVEERSALLNAVTDNLPEEKVRFISGLSLPEEVLQGVASGIDLFDSTYIYHLTLGGFALIFPFKILDHNNLDFQLDDTVGDRAKINLRATIYRKDISPIIANCSCFTCQNHTRAYINHLLNVHEMLAHILLEIHNTHHYLGFFRAMREAIKGGKFDLFRQRFVESRRIHLTAAVLCS is encoded by the exons ATGCTGGGGCTGCATGAGCATTTTTTTGTTGCTGCCCCAAGGGATTCATTAGAGAGTCTACCTGAGAGTGAAGGCACTAATAAGCTCGGGGCTTCTTTTGAAACACCTTGTGGTCGTCGACTG ATCAAGCCTTTAGCATATATGGAAAAGATTGCTTCATTGAAGCCAAACTTGTGGGCTAGTATGGCAGATGAGGTGCCTGCTTGGGTTTCTGAAAAGAGAAATAAGACTTCTGTAGATCGAACATTGCGTTGGCTCGACGAATGCCTTGCTTTGGACCCG GCAGGTGGGAAAACTATGTTAGGAGTTGTTGTTGGTGGGTCCAATATTGAAGAACGGAAACACTGTGCAATCGAAGTGGCAACTCGGAATGTATCAG GTTTTTGGATTGGAGGTTTTGGGCTCGGAGAGAATGTGGAAGAACGCTCAGCTTTGCTCAATGCTGTTACA GATAATCTCCCGGAGGAAAAGGTGCGATTTATATCTGGACTTTCTCTCCCAG AGGAAGTCTTGCAGGGTGTGGCTTCAGGAATTGACCTTTTTGACTCCAC GTACATTTACCATCTTACACTTGGAGGTTTTGCACTAATCTTCCCATTCAAgattcttgatcataacaatctaGATTTTCAGCTCGATGATACTGTTGGTGATCGCGCAAAAATAAATTTGCGGGCAACAATCTACAG GAAGGATATTTCGCCTATTATTGCCAACTGTAGTTGCTTCACATGCCAAAATCACACTCGAGCTTACATAAACCACCTACTTAATGTTCATGAAATGTTGGCTCATATCCTACTAGAAAT ACATAACACACACCATTATTTGGGTTTTTTTCGTGCTATGAGAGAAGCTATCAAGGGTGGGAAGTTTGACTTGTTCCGACAGAGATTTGTCGAGAGCAGACGCATCCATCTTACCGCAGCTGTGCTGTGCTCTTGA